One genomic region from Apodemus sylvaticus chromosome 1, mApoSyl1.1, whole genome shotgun sequence encodes:
- the Ankrd22 gene encoding ankyrin repeat domain-containing protein 22, with product MNDREKSGEKFEVVCIHKTETVLFLLTQPICQAAYQNDLGQVWRWVKESNHYVDIQDGFNGDTPLICACRRGHLRIVSFLLKRNADVNLKNLKERTCLHYAVKKRFTFFDYLLIILLMPVLLIGYFLMVSKTKQNETLVRMLLNAGVEVNATDCYGYTALHYACQMKNQTLIPLLLEARADPMIKNKQGESSLDIAQRLKFSQIAIMLKKAS from the exons AACTGTTCTGTTTCTCTTGACTCAGCCCATCTGCCAGGCGGCCTACCAGAATGACTTGGGGCAAGTGTGGCGGTGGGTGAAAGAAAGCAACCATTATGTGGATATTCAAGATGGCTTCAATGGTGATACTCCCCTCATCTGTGCCTGCAGGCGGGGGCACCTGAGAATTGTCTCCTTCCTTTTAAAGAGAAATGCTGATGTCAACCTCAAAAACTTG aaggagagaacctgcTTGCACTACGCTGTGAAGAAGAGATTTACCTTCTTTGATTATCTACTCATTATCCTTTTAATGCCTGTCTTgctaattggatattttctcatG GTATCAAAGACGAAGCAGAATGAGACTCTTGTCCGGATGCTCCTTAATGCTGGCGTTGAAGTTAACGCTACCGACTGC TATGGCTACACTGCCCTGCACTATGCTTGCCAGATGAAAAACCAGACGCTcatccccctgcttctggaaGCCCGTGCAGACCCCATGATAAAGAACAAG cAAGGTGAGAGCTCACTGGATATTGCACAGAGACTAAAATTTTCCCAGATTGCAATAATGCTAAAGAAAGCCTCATAG